One genomic segment of Candidatus Hydrogenedentota bacterium includes these proteins:
- a CDS encoding Zeta toxin family protein, which produces MPRIYVIGGPNGADKTTASMALLPDRLQCPEYVNADAIAAGISPFRPESVALQAGRVMLARLRELVAAEQDFAFETTMASRSFAPFLRDCIAREYKVHLLFVWLKSPDLAIERVAHRVAAGGHHIPEDVVRRRYVRGIQNFLNLYIPLARTWDCMDNSFGEPVMVAKKDKNGTIAVLESDTWQKIRETT; this is translated from the coding sequence ATGCCCAGAATATACGTGATCGGCGGGCCCAACGGCGCGGACAAGACCACCGCGTCCATGGCCCTTCTCCCCGATCGGCTTCAATGCCCGGAATACGTCAACGCCGACGCCATCGCGGCGGGTATCTCGCCCTTCCGCCCGGAGTCCGTGGCCCTGCAGGCCGGACGCGTCATGCTTGCGCGACTGCGCGAACTGGTGGCGGCCGAGCAGGATTTTGCCTTCGAAACCACCATGGCCTCCCGTTCCTTTGCCCCCTTCCTTCGGGACTGCATTGCGAGGGAATACAAGGTTCACCTGCTCTTCGTCTGGCTGAAGTCGCCCGACCTGGCAATCGAACGCGTCGCGCACCGCGTCGCGGCGGGCGGCCACCACATCCCGGAGGATGTGGTCCGACGACGGTACGTTCGGGGGATACAGAATTTTCTAAATCTCTATATACCCTTGGCACGAACCTGGGATTGCATGGACAATTCTTTCGGAGAGCCCGTTATGGTTGCCAAGAAGGACAAGAATGGTACAATAGCCGTACTCGAATCCGACACTTGGCAGAAAATTCGCGAGACAACGTGA
- a CDS encoding SUMF1/EgtB/PvdO family nonheme iron enzyme, with product MTYSDVRQSMLDDVVPLRLERAEPLVDPLLGTRLGHYQIEFVLGKGAYGAVYKARDVTLGRYVAIKFLHQFLDKSHEAMFLEEAKAVAALGKHPSIVTIFEFSEYQGRKYFVLEFVGSHAGMLLRVHPKGLPIEMALRIGKESAEGLAYAHKRYIIHRDIKPANILLEIEGGSAKLADFGVARLFDPTSNEQGGAPGGTPAYMAPEVIGGYAGDTRTDVFSHGVTLYELLCGSLPFRGDTAEAIMSEISANRHVPLRERRELPAAVTAIVEKAMAHHPEDRYSGAAELAEALAKCLIPAAGTVVASPAAPDLVSLDDMKLVKLRAYQLAQDAKRNGGDKLAHGPLNEGVEAFRNGEAYEQLKQYGAARDAFNNASAKFKEAVERSKALMDKMLALKATREKMESIRAKAEAAHAHRLAPEAFATASMEEKRARETAALGKATQSYHHAATLYVEALKQALQHGEAALVAPRERVAELRKLIDVQGVAPFARDEIAQANLCIDRARRSLPDFTAAKQHYLAAAAMLEKAIPAGMERKRQDEEKQAREPITVAGIELVWIPPGTFYMGSDDGSVEEEPRHPVTISRGLWVGKYPVTQSQWEAIMGGNPSVFKGDPNLPVENVSWHDCQEFVRKLTAQGAGRFRLLSEAEWEYACRAGEPGDWCFGSDPGLLNEYAWNHEIANGRTHPVGEKKPNGWGLHDMHGNVCEWCEDHHHQDYNGAPVGGAAWIDDGIEERITRGGSWCIITPECRSAYRGWYARPDTTSDFMGLRVCKSD from the coding sequence ATGACATATTCAGACGTTCGGCAGAGCATGTTGGACGACGTGGTCCCCCTGCGTCTGGAGCGCGCCGAACCTCTTGTTGATCCGCTCCTCGGGACCCGGCTTGGCCACTATCAGATCGAGTTTGTGCTTGGCAAAGGGGCCTACGGCGCGGTGTATAAGGCGCGCGATGTAACCCTGGGCCGCTATGTGGCCATCAAGTTTCTTCACCAGTTTCTGGACAAATCCCACGAGGCCATGTTTCTGGAAGAGGCGAAGGCGGTGGCGGCGCTGGGCAAGCACCCTTCGATTGTGACCATCTTCGAGTTCAGCGAGTATCAGGGTCGCAAATACTTTGTGCTGGAGTTTGTGGGGTCCCACGCGGGGATGCTGCTCCGGGTCCACCCCAAGGGCTTGCCAATCGAGATGGCCCTGCGTATCGGCAAGGAAAGCGCGGAGGGGCTGGCCTACGCCCACAAGCGCTACATTATTCATCGCGATATCAAACCGGCGAATATCCTGCTGGAGATCGAGGGGGGCAGCGCCAAGCTTGCGGACTTTGGCGTGGCCCGGCTGTTTGACCCCACCTCCAACGAACAAGGGGGCGCACCCGGCGGCACCCCGGCCTATATGGCGCCCGAAGTAATCGGCGGATATGCGGGCGACACGCGGACCGATGTTTTTTCCCACGGGGTGACGCTGTATGAGCTGTTGTGCGGATCGCTGCCCTTTCGGGGTGACACGGCCGAGGCCATCATGTCCGAAATCTCGGCCAACCGCCACGTGCCGCTGCGCGAGCGCCGGGAACTGCCGGCCGCCGTGACCGCCATCGTGGAAAAAGCGATGGCACACCATCCGGAAGATCGCTATTCCGGGGCGGCGGAACTTGCCGAGGCGCTCGCGAAGTGTCTGATTCCGGCGGCGGGGACCGTGGTCGCCAGCCCGGCGGCACCCGATCTGGTATCGCTGGACGATATGAAGCTGGTAAAACTGAGGGCCTACCAACTCGCGCAGGATGCGAAGCGGAACGGAGGCGACAAACTGGCCCACGGTCCACTGAACGAGGGGGTGGAAGCCTTTCGGAACGGTGAGGCCTACGAGCAACTCAAGCAGTACGGCGCCGCCCGTGACGCCTTCAACAACGCGTCGGCGAAATTTAAGGAGGCCGTGGAGCGCTCCAAGGCCTTGATGGACAAGATGCTGGCGCTGAAGGCGACGCGGGAGAAAATGGAATCGATTCGGGCGAAGGCCGAGGCGGCCCACGCCCACCGCCTGGCCCCGGAGGCTTTTGCGACGGCGTCGATGGAGGAGAAGCGCGCCCGGGAGACGGCGGCCCTGGGGAAGGCGACCCAGTCCTACCACCATGCGGCGACGTTGTACGTAGAGGCGTTGAAGCAGGCGCTGCAGCATGGCGAGGCGGCGCTGGTCGCGCCTCGGGAACGGGTGGCGGAACTGCGCAAGTTGATCGATGTGCAGGGTGTTGCGCCCTTTGCCCGGGACGAGATCGCGCAGGCGAACTTGTGTATTGATCGGGCGCGCCGTTCCCTTCCGGACTTTACCGCCGCGAAGCAGCATTATCTTGCCGCGGCGGCCATGCTGGAGAAGGCGATTCCGGCGGGGATGGAGCGCAAGCGCCAGGACGAGGAGAAGCAGGCCAGGGAGCCGATCACCGTTGCGGGCATCGAGCTGGTCTGGATTCCACCGGGCACCTTTTACATGGGCAGCGATGACGGTTCAGTGGAGGAGGAGCCGCGCCACCCGGTGACGATATCGCGGGGACTCTGGGTGGGGAAGTATCCGGTTACCCAGAGCCAATGGGAGGCGATCATGGGTGGAAATCCGTCCGTGTTCAAAGGCGATCCCAACCTGCCCGTGGAGAATGTAAGCTGGCATGACTGCCAGGAGTTCGTTCGGAAGCTCACCGCCCAGGGCGCGGGCCGTTTTCGGCTGTTGAGCGAGGCGGAGTGGGAATATGCCTGCCGCGCCGGAGAGCCCGGGGACTGGTGCTTCGGGAGCGATCCCGGGCTGCTCAACGAGTACGCCTGGAACCATGAGATCGCAAACGGGCGCACGCATCCGGTGGGCGAGAAGAAGCCGAACGGCTGGGGGCTCCACGACATGCACGGCAACGTGTGCGAGTGGTGCGAGGACCACCACCATCAGGACTATAACGGTGCGCCGGTCGGGGGGGCTGCATGGATTGACGACGGGATCGAGGAGCGGATTACCCGCGGGGGGAGCTGGTGCATCATCACGCCGGAATGCCGAAGCGCCTATCGAGGCTGGTACGCCCGACCGGACACGACCTCGGACTTTATGGGGCTCAGGGTCTGTAAATCGGACTGA
- a CDS encoding enoyl-CoA hydratase/isomerase family protein has translation MSAVVSYHAAGSTGVITIDSPPVNALSVAVRQGLLDALSAGLSDGGVTSLVLTCAGRTFIAGADITEFDRPPSAPWLDEVIAAFEASTKPIVAALHGTALGGGLETALGCHYRVAVPGAKCGLPEVSLGLVPGAGGTQRLPRLVGPEAALEMIASGLPIGAARALELGLVDKIVDGDLLEGAVAFAGALPAGPTSLRRVRDLEEKLQGFDPGIFEAARRDYGKKRRGFDAPQRAIDCVEIATKTSMDEGLAREREIFDACLHSDQSRAQRHLFFAERTAGKIPDVPKDTPVRPLRLGAVIGAGTMGGGIAMNFANAGIPVYLLDASQEGLDRGLAVIAKNYASGVKKGRMTQAQMDATMALIRPTLSYDDLADVDIVIEAVFEEMALKKTVFKALDAVCKADAILATNTSTLDIDEIAASISRPHQVIGLHFFSPANIMRLLEIVRGRETSKEVIATAFALSKAIRKVGVLVGVCDGFVGNRMVDPYIREALFLLEEGATPNEVDRAIHDFGVAMGPHAMSDLAGLDVGWRIRKRQAATRPAGQRYCEIADKICEIGHYGQKTGRGFYIYDPATRAATPDPEVEALCLAEAERHGIARRAISPEEIVERCIYALINEGARILEEGIALRSSDIDIIYVYGYGFPAFRGGPMCYADQIGLDKVYARVLTFHEQHGALWEPAPLLARLAGEGGTFSSWTS, from the coding sequence ATGAGTGCAGTTGTTTCCTACCACGCGGCCGGCAGTACGGGCGTGATCACAATCGACTCCCCCCCGGTGAACGCCCTTTCCGTCGCCGTGCGACAGGGATTGCTGGATGCGCTGAGCGCGGGCCTCTCAGATGGCGGGGTAACTTCCCTCGTGCTGACTTGCGCGGGCCGAACCTTCATTGCGGGCGCGGACATTACGGAGTTCGACCGTCCACCGTCCGCCCCCTGGCTTGATGAAGTCATTGCGGCGTTTGAGGCGAGCACCAAGCCCATAGTGGCGGCGCTGCACGGCACGGCGCTGGGTGGCGGCCTGGAAACGGCCCTGGGTTGTCACTATCGTGTGGCGGTTCCGGGGGCGAAGTGCGGCCTTCCCGAGGTGTCCCTCGGCCTGGTTCCCGGCGCCGGCGGCACGCAGCGCCTTCCCCGGCTGGTCGGCCCGGAGGCCGCGCTCGAAATGATTGCTTCCGGTCTGCCCATCGGTGCCGCCCGCGCATTGGAATTGGGTCTTGTGGACAAGATCGTTGACGGCGACTTGCTCGAAGGAGCGGTGGCGTTTGCGGGTGCGCTTCCGGCGGGTCCGACCTCGCTCCGGCGCGTGCGCGATCTCGAAGAGAAGCTGCAGGGCTTCGACCCGGGCATTTTTGAGGCGGCCCGCCGGGATTACGGCAAGAAGCGCCGTGGATTCGACGCGCCGCAGCGCGCCATCGATTGTGTGGAGATCGCCACGAAGACCTCTATGGACGAAGGTCTCGCCCGGGAGCGTGAGATCTTTGACGCGTGCCTTCACTCGGACCAGTCCAGGGCGCAACGTCATCTGTTTTTTGCAGAACGAACGGCCGGCAAGATCCCCGACGTACCCAAAGACACCCCGGTGCGTCCGCTCCGCCTGGGCGCCGTCATCGGTGCGGGCACGATGGGAGGTGGCATCGCAATGAATTTCGCGAATGCCGGCATTCCGGTGTACCTGCTGGACGCGAGTCAGGAGGGACTGGATCGGGGTCTGGCGGTGATTGCGAAGAACTACGCCAGCGGGGTGAAGAAGGGGCGCATGACGCAGGCCCAGATGGATGCCACCATGGCGCTTATACGCCCGACACTATCCTATGACGACCTCGCGGACGTGGATATCGTGATCGAGGCGGTGTTTGAAGAGATGGCCCTTAAGAAAACGGTGTTCAAGGCGCTGGATGCGGTCTGCAAGGCGGACGCCATTCTGGCTACGAATACTTCGACGCTGGACATCGACGAGATCGCGGCGAGCATCTCGCGCCCGCACCAGGTCATCGGGCTGCACTTTTTCAGCCCGGCCAACATCATGCGTCTGCTGGAGATTGTCCGTGGCCGGGAGACATCGAAAGAGGTGATTGCCACGGCCTTTGCCCTGAGCAAGGCGATCCGGAAGGTGGGGGTGCTGGTGGGGGTATGCGATGGCTTTGTGGGCAACCGAATGGTCGATCCCTACATCCGGGAGGCGCTGTTTCTTCTGGAGGAGGGCGCGACCCCGAATGAGGTGGACCGGGCGATCCATGATTTTGGCGTGGCGATGGGCCCCCACGCCATGAGCGATCTGGCGGGGCTGGATGTGGGCTGGCGAATCCGGAAGCGCCAGGCCGCCACGCGCCCGGCGGGCCAGCGCTATTGCGAGATCGCGGACAAGATCTGCGAGATAGGCCACTACGGCCAGAAGACGGGGCGGGGGTTCTATATCTACGACCCGGCCACACGGGCCGCGACGCCGGATCCAGAGGTGGAGGCCCTGTGCCTCGCCGAAGCCGAGCGCCACGGGATCGCCCGGCGCGCCATATCCCCGGAGGAAATCGTGGAGCGCTGTATTTACGCGCTGATCAACGAGGGGGCTCGCATACTGGAGGAGGGTATCGCCCTGCGCTCCTCGGATATCGATATTATCTACGTCTACGGCTACGGTTTTCCCGCGTTTCGGGGAGGGCCGATGTGCTACGCGGATCAAATCGGGCTGGACAAGGTCTATGCGCGCGTGCTGACTTTTCACGAGCAACACGGCGCACTTTGGGAGCCCGCTCCCCTGTTGGCGAGGCTGGCCGGGGAGGGAGGAACATTTTCAAGTTGGACCTCCTGA
- a CDS encoding PilZ domain-containing protein: MEVFLDASPGSPNSRRFPARLRGWELGHYLLLGMVSGYAMPVVRQGKECVIRFMHEGEVWGFSAVFAEQGLNAGFPLIQLYWPREVARVQVRKHERVAIQTPCAIELEDGANCNATIDDLSGGGCSVLMNADVAVGAVLYLTFRMPDGGQVSHRPVIVRNRRSVPGQGVKYGCQFQAVDEKDHGIQLFVARKIATERGESAPHPQILVLSRNELDVEMVQQSLANSAFEVIEAAGILDLGYRLHSCEAVGILISFEQRELSAIEVLPLIRQSPGLGEIPLFMYGGGTGLRDQAISMGATLCLNDLSETPRILPYLPEQRAPKPDETRDGDAEHLAHPEAYEPPPVAPPSESDPDEILLEDPS; the protein is encoded by the coding sequence ATGGAAGTCTTTCTTGACGCCAGTCCGGGAAGCCCGAATTCCAGGCGCTTTCCCGCCCGGCTGCGCGGCTGGGAACTGGGGCACTACCTGTTGCTGGGCATGGTCTCCGGATACGCCATGCCGGTGGTCCGCCAGGGCAAGGAGTGCGTGATCCGGTTCATGCACGAGGGGGAGGTGTGGGGCTTCAGCGCCGTGTTTGCGGAGCAGGGCCTGAACGCGGGCTTTCCCCTGATCCAGTTGTACTGGCCCCGGGAGGTGGCCCGGGTGCAGGTGCGCAAGCACGAACGGGTGGCGATACAGACCCCCTGCGCCATCGAGCTGGAGGATGGGGCCAATTGCAATGCCACAATCGATGACCTCAGCGGCGGCGGGTGCAGTGTGCTGATGAACGCGGATGTGGCCGTTGGCGCGGTGTTGTACCTCACCTTCCGAATGCCGGACGGCGGACAGGTCAGCCACCGGCCCGTCATCGTGCGCAACCGCCGCTCCGTGCCGGGGCAGGGCGTCAAGTATGGCTGCCAGTTTCAGGCGGTGGATGAAAAGGACCATGGCATTCAGCTTTTCGTGGCGCGGAAAATCGCGACGGAGCGGGGCGAGTCCGCGCCCCACCCGCAGATACTGGTGCTGTCTAGAAATGAGCTGGACGTCGAAATGGTGCAGCAATCTCTTGCAAACAGCGCCTTTGAGGTCATAGAGGCCGCCGGCATTCTCGACCTTGGCTATCGCCTGCACTCCTGCGAGGCGGTCGGGATCTTGATAAGCTTTGAACAGCGAGAGCTGTCCGCGATAGAGGTTCTGCCCCTCATCCGCCAGTCGCCGGGCTTGGGCGAGATTCCCCTCTTCATGTATGGCGGTGGTACGGGGCTCCGGGATCAGGCAATCTCCATGGGGGCGACATTATGCCTCAACGATCTCTCCGAAACGCCGCGAATTCTTCCCTATCTTCCCGAGCAACGGGCCCCGAAGCCTGACGAGACGCGGGATGGAGATGCTGAGCATCTGGCGCATCCCGAGGCCTACGAGCCGCCGCCGGTCGCCCCCCCATCGGAGTCCGATCCGGACGAGATACTGCTGGAAGATCCCAGTTAG
- a CDS encoding SDR family oxidoreductase, with translation MSHTNLVTGGAGFLGSHLCEALLNRGEEVMCLDNFFTGRRENIAHLLGHPRFELIRHDVTEPILIEADRIFNLACPASPVHYQHNPVKTIKTSVMGALNMLGLAKRVRARILQASTSEVYGDPAIHPQVESYWGNVNPIGPRSCYDEGKRVAETLFFDYHHQNKVDIRVIRIFNTYGPRMQVNDGRVVSNFVVQALRGEPITLYGDGEQTRSFCYFEDLIRGMMTMMDTEDFHGPVNLGNPDEFTIRELAEAVIRLTGSSSELVFKPLPENDPTRRKPDISLAREKLGWSPTIKLEEGLKPTIDYFARVIAR, from the coding sequence ATGTCCCACACCAATCTGGTCACCGGCGGCGCGGGTTTCCTCGGTTCCCATCTCTGTGAGGCCCTGTTGAATCGGGGCGAGGAAGTAATGTGCCTTGACAATTTCTTCACAGGGCGCAGGGAGAATATCGCTCACTTGCTTGGGCACCCCCGATTCGAATTGATCCGCCACGACGTCACCGAGCCGATCCTGATCGAGGCCGACCGGATCTTTAACCTGGCGTGCCCGGCCTCTCCCGTGCACTACCAGCACAATCCGGTGAAGACCATCAAGACGAGCGTGATGGGCGCGCTGAACATGCTGGGTCTCGCGAAGCGGGTGCGCGCGCGGATACTCCAGGCGTCCACGTCGGAGGTGTACGGCGATCCGGCCATTCATCCCCAGGTCGAATCCTACTGGGGAAATGTAAATCCGATCGGTCCCCGAAGCTGCTATGACGAAGGAAAGCGCGTGGCGGAGACGCTCTTTTTCGATTATCACCACCAGAATAAGGTGGATATTCGCGTCATCCGAATATTCAACACCTACGGACCCCGCATGCAGGTGAACGACGGGCGGGTCGTGAGCAATTTCGTGGTGCAGGCCCTGCGGGGCGAGCCGATCACCCTTTATGGAGACGGCGAGCAAACGCGTTCGTTCTGTTATTTCGAGGACCTGATTCGGGGCATGATGACGATGATGGACACGGAGGATTTCCACGGCCCCGTCAATCTGGGCAATCCGGACGAGTTCACAATCCGGGAGCTGGCCGAGGCCGTGATCCGTCTGACGGGTTCGTCCTCGGAACTCGTGTTCAAGCCCCTGCCCGAAAACGACCCGACGCGTCGAAAGCCGGATATCAGTCTGGCGCGGGAAAAGCTGGGCTGGAGCCCGACCATCAAGCTGGAAGAGGGGCTCAAGCCCACGATCGACTATTTCGCCCGCGTTATCGCGCGGTGA
- a CDS encoding Rrf2 family transcriptional regulator, with the protein MQLTQYTDFALRTLLYLALTTENVTITEIAERYNISRNHLVKVVHNLGKLGYITTVRGRQGGLRLARAPESINLGEVVRRTEPNFHLVECFDRVNDRCILTPGCQLKGVLGKAFKAFMGVLDEYTLADLISNRRELERLLNNPAKTKS; encoded by the coding sequence ATGCAATTGACCCAATACACCGACTTCGCCCTCCGCACCCTCCTCTATCTCGCCCTCACCACGGAGAACGTGACCATTACGGAGATAGCAGAGCGCTACAATATTTCACGGAACCATCTTGTGAAGGTAGTGCACAACCTGGGCAAACTTGGCTATATCACTACGGTTCGCGGGCGGCAGGGCGGCCTGCGCCTGGCGCGCGCGCCCGAGAGCATCAATCTGGGGGAAGTGGTCCGGCGGACGGAACCCAACTTTCATCTGGTGGAGTGTTTCGACCGCGTAAACGACCGGTGCATCCTGACCCCGGGCTGCCAGTTGAAGGGCGTGCTGGGAAAAGCTTTCAAGGCATTCATGGGCGTTCTGGACGAGTACACCCTGGCTGATCTCATCAGCAACCGCCGGGAACTCGAGCGCCTGCTGAACAATCCGGCTAAAACCAAGTCCTGA
- a CDS encoding group 1 truncated hemoglobin, whose amino-acid sequence MSTLFEQLGGSAAVDGAVDLFYRHVLSDDRIAHFFDGVDMERQAQKQKAFLTMAFGGPHNYTGADMKRGHAHLVQQGLNDSHFDAVAENLGKTLREMGVAQELIDQVLTIAESTREDVLGRSA is encoded by the coding sequence ATGAGCACATTATTCGAGCAGCTTGGCGGTTCAGCCGCGGTGGACGGGGCCGTTGATCTCTTCTACCGCCACGTGTTGTCGGACGACCGGATCGCCCACTTCTTTGACGGTGTGGATATGGAGCGGCAGGCGCAGAAGCAGAAAGCTTTCCTGACGATGGCCTTCGGCGGACCGCACAACTACACGGGCGCGGACATGAAGCGCGGGCATGCCCATCTAGTCCAGCAGGGCCTGAACGACAGTCACTTCGACGCGGTGGCGGAGAATCTTGGGAAGACCCTGCGGGAGATGGGTGTGGCGCAGGAACTGATCGATCAAGTGCTCACCATTGCCGAATCCACGCGGGAAGACGTCCTGGGCCGCAGCGCCTGA
- a CDS encoding 2Fe-2S iron-sulfur cluster binding domain-containing protein, with translation MPTILFSSTPHALLDGESVLECLERHGHAIPNSCRSGVCHSCMLRSSGGPVPAAAQKGVSEVRRAQGYFLSCCCHPESDMVVNRVDDALERFSATVMGLSAMNERVLRVRLRADSTFDYRPGQFVNFVRPDGLVRSFSIASVPGLDEHLEFHVALVPGGRMSGWLHHEAAAGSTLEIAGPLGNCFYLGGNPEQPLLLLGTGTGLAPLYAILRDALHQGHTGPIHLFHGALAARDLYLVSELQALEAHWPNFTYHVCVRDEAGEAWMRCGAVDTIALTTFPDLKGWKVYLCGNPELVKQVQRKTFMAGASMKDIHADAFIPAKS, from the coding sequence ATGCCGACCATACTTTTTTCTTCGACTCCCCATGCCCTGCTGGATGGAGAATCCGTGCTTGAGTGTCTTGAACGTCACGGGCACGCGATACCCAACTCCTGCCGCAGCGGAGTCTGCCACAGTTGCATGTTGCGCAGTTCGGGTGGACCCGTGCCGGCGGCAGCCCAGAAGGGCGTGAGCGAGGTGCGCCGGGCCCAGGGGTACTTCTTATCCTGCTGTTGCCATCCCGAAAGCGATATGGTGGTCAACCGGGTGGATGACGCGCTGGAGCGTTTTTCAGCCACCGTGATGGGTCTGTCGGCGATGAACGAGCGGGTGCTTCGGGTGCGCCTGCGGGCCGACTCGACCTTTGATTATCGTCCCGGTCAGTTCGTCAATTTTGTGCGGCCGGATGGGCTGGTGCGCAGCTTTTCTATCGCGAGCGTGCCGGGGCTGGACGAGCATCTGGAGTTCCACGTGGCGCTGGTTCCGGGGGGGCGTATGAGCGGCTGGCTGCACCACGAAGCGGCGGCCGGGAGCACGCTTGAAATTGCGGGCCCGCTGGGTAATTGTTTCTACCTGGGGGGGAATCCGGAGCAACCCCTGCTGCTGCTGGGTACGGGCACGGGACTCGCGCCCCTCTATGCGATCCTGCGCGATGCGCTCCACCAGGGCCACACGGGACCGATTCATCTTTTTCACGGTGCATTGGCGGCGCGCGATCTCTACCTCGTCTCGGAGCTTCAGGCGCTTGAGGCGCATTGGCCCAATTTCACGTACCACGTGTGTGTTCGCGATGAAGCGGGTGAAGCCTGGATGCGGTGTGGCGCGGTGGATACCATCGCACTGACCACCTTTCCCGACCTCAAAGGGTGGAAGGTCTATCTCTGCGGGAACCCGGAACTGGTCAAGCAGGTCCAGCGGAAGACCTTCATGGCGGGCGCCAGCATGAAAGACATACATGCCGACGCATTTATTCCGGCGAAATCCTGA